In one Nicotiana tomentosiformis chromosome 6, ASM39032v3, whole genome shotgun sequence genomic region, the following are encoded:
- the LOC104115915 gene encoding glycylpeptide N-tetradecanoyltransferase 1-like: MADDSKATENHSITSDNNLSLESGNEVSIDSLARQVQESLSLAKKHKFWETQPVGQFKDLGDTSLAEGPIEPPTPLSEVKQEPYNLPSPYEWTTCDLDSEDMCNEVYVLLTNNYVEDDENMFRFNYSKEFLRWALHPPGYYKSWHIGVRVKTSKKLVAFITGVPAKIRARDTVVVMAEINFLCVHKKLRSKRLAPVMIKEVTRRVHLENIWQAAYTAGVVLPTPISTCQYWHRSLNPKKLIDVGFSRLGPRMTMSRTIKLYKLPDQTVTPGFRKMEPHDVPAVTRLLRNYLKQFAVAPDFDENDVEHWLLPKEDVVDSYLVESPETHEITDFCSFYTLPSSILGNQNYSTLKAAYSYYNVSTKTPWIQLMNDALIVAKQKDFDVFNALDVMHNETFLKELKFGPGDGKLHYYLYNYRLKHVLRSSELGLVLL; encoded by the coding sequence ATGGCTGACGACAGTAAGGCAACTGAGAACCATAGCATCACTTCTGATAATAATTTATCTCTGGAGAGTGGTAATGAGGTATCAATTGATTCCTTAGCACGACAGGTGCAAGAATCTCTCTCACTGGCGAAGAAGCATAAGTTTTGGGAGACTCAACCAGTGGGCCAGTTTAAGGATCTTGGAGATACAAGCTTGGCCGAAGGTCCTATTGAACCTCCGACACCCTTATCTGAAGTTAAGCAGGAGCCTTACAATCTCCCTAGTCCATATGAGTGGACCACCTGTGATTTGGACTCAGAAGATATGTGTAATGAGGTCTATGTTCTGCTAACAAACAATTATGTTGAAGATGATGAGAACATGTTTAGGTTCAATTACTCAAAGGAATTTCTTCGATGGGCACTTCATCCTCCAGGTTACTACAAGAGCTGGCACATTGGAGTCAGAGTGAAGACCTCGAAGAAATTGGTTGCTTTTATTACAGGGGTACCGGCAAAGATACGCGCTAGAGATACTGTTGTGGTCATGGCAGAGATAAACTTTCTGTGTGTTCATAAGAAGCTTAGATCAAAAAGACTTGCTCCTGTCATGATAAAGGAGGTCACGAGGAGAGTTCACTTGGAGAATATTTGGCAAGCTGCTTATACAGCTGGGGTTGTCCTTCCGACACCTATATCAACATGTCAATATTGGCATAGATCTTTGAATCCAAAGAAGCTTATCGATGTTgggttttctaggcttggcccGAGAATGACGATGAGCCGCACAATAAAGCTGTATAAGTTACCTGATCAGACTGTCACACCTGGGTTCAGAAAGATGGAGCCCCATGATGTTCCCGCCGTTACTCGGTTGCTTAGGAATTACTTGAAGCAGTTTGCAGTTGCACCTGATTTTGATGAAAATGACGTGGAACACTGGCTTCTGCCAAAGGAGGATGTTGTTGACAGCTATCTGGTTGAAAGCCCCGAGACTCATGAAATCACGGACTTCTGTAGTTTTTACACACTTCCTTCATCGATTCTTGGTAATCAGAATTATTCCACTCTGAAGGCTGCTTATTCTTATTACAACGTTTCCACTAAGACTCCATGGATTCAGTTGATGAATGATGCCCTCATTGTGGCAAAGCAAAAGGATTTTGACGTTTTCAACGCCCTAGATGTTATGCATAACGAAACTTTCTTGAAGGAACTTAAGTTTGGCCCTGGTGATGGGAAACTCCACTACTATCTCTACAACTAT